A single window of Anomaloglossus baeobatrachus isolate aAnoBae1 chromosome 5, aAnoBae1.hap1, whole genome shotgun sequence DNA harbors:
- the LOC142312384 gene encoding uncharacterized protein LOC142312384 translates to MDRTGEVRTLEMSVVRFITVSLHNQDYTVVKKTSSERCQASVSEGWERPLSPIMWPPPHPPIHEDINDQKILELTYKMMELLTGEVPIRCQDVTVYFSMEEWEYLEGHKDLYKDVMMEVSLPLTSPVLSSKRTTPERCPHPLLPQDCKQEDPDVPQDHQVPTISDPLSGEFVYKRILLIDPSRMDMDRDKMAERILYLTLEILFRLTGEVRESDDVTLHHSYLWE, encoded by the exons atggacagaactggagaggtgaggactctggaaatgtctgtagtgagatttattactgtgtctctccataaccaggattacacagtagtgaagaagacctctagtgagcgctgtcaggcctctGTATCTGAGGGATGggaaagacccctgagcccaattatgtggcctccacctcaccccccgatacatgaggacatcaatgaccagaagatcctagaactcacctacaagatgatggagctgctgactggagag gttcctataaggtgtcaggacgtcaccgtctatttctccatggaggaatgggagtatttagaaggacacaaagatctgtacaaggacgtcatgatggaggtttccctacccctcacatcaccag ttctatccagtaaaaggacaacaccagagagatgtccccatcctcttctcccacaggactgtaaacaagaagatcccgatgttcctcaggatcatcag gtccctacaatatcggatcctctcagtggagaatttgtatataagagaattctcctgattgacccatcaaggatggatatggacagggacaagatggcggagaggatattatacctcaccctagagatcctcttccggcttactggagaggtgagagagtctgatgacgtcacattacatcattcttatctatgggaataa